The Tessaracoccus aquimaris sequence GGGGTCACCTGCGGCGTCGAGGCGTCGGCGCGCAGTTCCTGGTTCACCTCGATCGCAAGCGTCTCGCTTGAGGAGTAGGCGTTGGCCGCGGGGTCCTCGTACTCGACGGCGATGACAAGTTGGTACGGCTTGGCCTCGAGCGAGGGGAGCGCGCGGAAGTTCATGGTGTGGCCGGAGACGCGCTCGGCGCGGATCCGCGACACGTAGATCGACGAGGAGCCGTCGATCGGGAGGAATGCGGCGTCCGGCGAGGACACCGTCACCTTCAGGTTCTGCACCTGCGTCTTCGTGGAGGTGTTGCGCAGCGAGAAGTTCACCGTGAAGTCCTGCCCGGCGAAGATCTTCTGCGGGGCGATGCTGAACCCCTCGACCATCACTCGGGGCACCGAGACGCCCGCCGGTCCCTGCGTGCCCGGCTCACCGCCCGGCGTCCCACCGCCGGTGCCGCCTCCGGTGCCGTCGCCGGAGCCCGACCCGGTTCCCGAGCCCGTGTCGGTGCCCGTTCCCGAGCCACCCGGCTGGGAGGTCGAGCCGTCGCCGCCGCCGTCGTTGTCTCCTGCGGCGCTTGCGATCGGCACGAAGCAGAGGCCGAGGATCAGGATCAGCAGCGCTGGCAGTCGGGTTCTGAGCTTCATGGCTGGGCCACCTTGTCGTGGATGTTGTGTGTGATGCCCGCGATGCGGCCGTCGGAGATGGAGACGACGGTGTCGGCGAAGGAGGCGATGTGCTGGTCGTGGGTGACCATGATCCAGGTCTGCTGGAACCGCTGGATCAGGGTGCGGAAGAGTTGCAGGGTGCGCTCAGACGTCTTCGAGTCGAGGTTGCCGGTGGGCTCGTCCGCGAACACGAGCGTCGGCTGGACGGCGAGCGCCCGGGCGATCCCGACGCGCTGCTGCTGACCGCCGGAGAGTTGCGCCGGGCGGTGGTTCAGGTGCCCCTCAAGGCCGAGTTGGGCAAGCACCGCCTTTGCCCGCGCCTGGCGTCTGGGTTTCGTCATGCCCTGGAAGGACAGCGGGAGCGCGACGTTGTCGAGGGCAGTCAGCGAGGGGATCAGGTTGAACGACTGGAAGATGAAGCCGACCTGTTTGCGCCGGTAGGCGACCAGTTGGGACTCGCTGAAGGCGTGCACCGCCTGGCCCGCGACGTTGATCTCGCCCGCGGTCGGCCGCTCGAGACCGGCGAGCATGTTCAGCAGCGTCGACTTGCCCGACCCGGAGGTGCCGACGATCGCGGTGAACGACCCCCTCGGCACCGTCAGGTTGACGTGGTTGAGGGCGGCGATCCGCGAGGTGCCGACCCGGAACAGCTTGCTGAGGTTGCGGGTCTCCACCAGCGTCTCGCCGACAGGCGGAAGCTCGCGGCTTGTCGTCGTCACGGTGGACCTCTCGGCTCGGCCCCGGTCCGTCGTCGTGACCGGTTGGTGCGACCCTAAGTCACCCTGGCATGCACTCGAGGTAGGACCCGGCCGCGCTGGCCCAAAGTCGGGTGTGTTCTATCCGTGCGACGTAGTGGTCGTCGTCGATCTCAGACCACGGTCTGACGGCGGCATCGTCCGGATGTGCTTCGCGTCGGGGAGTCGCGCCGCTTGGTAGCCTGACCGCGGGAGGCATGCCGAGCGTTGAGCACGGGGAGGTGCGCATGGGCAGGCGCCAGCGACGCGCGCACAAGCCCGGCGAACGGGCCGAACCGGCCATCGAGCGGGTCGGGGACGTGTGGAGCATCCGCTCGCTCGAGGCCGCGCGGCAGGTACTGCGCGCGCGACATGCGACCACTCAAGCCGGCTTCACCGCCGAGCACATCCCCCAGGGACTGATGAAACACCACCCGATCCTCATGTCCGACGGCGCCCTCCACGACGAGCAGCGATCCAAGGTCGGGCGCTTCTTCGCGCCAA is a genomic window containing:
- a CDS encoding COG1361 S-layer family protein, which translates into the protein MKLRTRLPALLILILGLCFVPIASAAGDNDGGGDGSTSQPGGSGTGTDTGSGTGSGSGDGTGGGTGGGTPGGEPGTQGPAGVSVPRVMVEGFSIAPQKIFAGQDFTVNFSLRNTSTKTQVQNLKVTVSSPDAAFLPIDGSSSIYVSRIRAERVSGHTMNFRALPSLEAKPYQLVIAVEYEDPAANAYSSSETLAIEVNQELRADASTPQVTPAMLNIGQQGSMTFSVQNQGKSKLFNAKVTIPEGQALAPAEAFVGGVEPGTSGAVDMTVTAAQPATGPVEVVITYEDVRGQLFTVKKQVEVPVQEAAPPTMPEDDPSMQPPPEEAGFPWLPVGIGAAALLLAVTAFLIVRSARKRKAAREDEASLAALAGDNLVGDDWQ
- a CDS encoding ABC transporter ATP-binding protein, producing MTTTSRELPPVGETLVETRNLSKLFRVGTSRIAALNHVNLTVPRGSFTAIVGTSGSGKSTLLNMLAGLERPTAGEINVAGQAVHAFSESQLVAYRRKQVGFIFQSFNLIPSLTALDNVALPLSFQGMTKPRRQARAKAVLAQLGLEGHLNHRPAQLSGGQQQRVGIARALAVQPTLVFADEPTGNLDSKTSERTLQLFRTLIQRFQQTWIMVTHDQHIASFADTVVSISDGRIAGITHNIHDKVAQP